The Ischnura elegans chromosome 10, ioIscEleg1.1, whole genome shotgun sequence genome contains the following window.
AATCATATGGTTAACAAAACAACAGGTTCAAATTTGCCAACATGGAATTCTAAAAACTAATAACCCCGACGAGTAATGCGTGACAACTATGACAATTTTGCCAAAGAAGAAACTATTTCGAATGTACTCATGAGGAAATTCCCGTAAGTGTTCCCAccagatatttttcagattttgctAGGCGATAGTAAATGGATACACATTGTTTTCTTTTGAGCCGCCAACACTCAATACTTTTCAAGATCTTAGCGGCAGAAAGTTTCGGGTAAAGCCTAAATTTATGTAACCAGCAGTACAATTCATCGCAGCCTCAgcatcggtttgacgcagctctccatttctctctcctatccgctaatctcttcatagttacattttattctcttttacatcctttataacctgtcccatataactcattcggggccgtcccttgccctttttcccttccatttgtccttcaacgattgtcttcatcagaccatcgtgcctcaaaatgtggccaactaagttctcccttcttctgcttaatgtttttaggaggctactcttttctcctactccccttagcacttcctggttactcacacggtcaatccattttatcttcatcattcttcggtagcaccatatttcgaatgcttccactcttgacttctcttaCAATTCATTATGCCCTTGAATTCCGTTGCTAGAACGAAGGCCACAGACGGTGTAACTGCTGTGCTGTGGGTTGCGTACATTTAGGCGTTTTCCTGGTACTTTTCATCGCTTATATGTCAAAAGGTACTGAGCGTTGGCGGATGAAACAAAATACACGTAATgcgtatccatttcctatcaccaagcaaaatttgaacgaaatctggtggtgacacttgaaggACTTCCCTTGTCGGccgtaaaatatcaattatttgcaaaattgcTTTTCAAAGTTGTTTCTAAGTTGAACCACgacttaaataaaatttcctgtgctttgataaaaatatatattaccttTTTTACCACGCCAGCCTTATCATTCGAtaactacaataaaaataatttgttgaagTAAAAATTCCTGCGTGGATatattgaaaatgtaaattttattaactttaaaaagAATAAACTGGTCCGAAAGAGGTCATTACCAAAATCCGCGAAAGAAAGTATATTTCCCTACGGCTCCTAAATAAAGACTGCACAATCGATTCTATTTAAATTCGTCAGCAACCAGGTTTAAGTACGGTGCAATTGAAACAACAAGTACTAGCACATTTATACAAATTCACCAATATGTGGAAATACATATGCATACCTAGCCTTTTATGCAAAgtcaataaaacatttaagtgACATAAATCATTACCATTTCTTTAACCGCAGAAGACCCGTCGTAATATAACTGGAAAGATGGTCACCTACAAAACCTAAGAAAAAAGTTTGTGAATTGATGGTTGACGAAGAATAAAAAGCTGTTAGGGGAAGAAAATTGATTAGATAAAATCATGAAATCTGTGTATGGATATGATACCTTGATGGCgatgaaattcatttattaaaaaaaaagataaatatcaatttgtacCCGATATTGGATGGCTACCTGTTTGAACTGCCGTATCGCGCCATTGATTCGCAGCGAATCCGCGGCGATGCCCGCTATCCCGTCTCCTGGTTCCCTGAGCTGCCGCAGCGAGGCGGTAGGAGGCGGGTGATTACAGTGGCTGCATGACGATTCCGGCTGCGAACTCTGCCGGATGATCCGCGTACTCGAACCGTCCCGCGAGGACGAGAGTGACGTCAGGACGACGGGAAGCGTGACGTCGCCCCCGCCGGAGGCGCCGCCGGAGACGAGGACGGAGGATGAGGGTACCACGGCGCCTTGGACGGCGGGGACGCCGTGTGCGGAGCGGACGCTTTCCCTGGATACGGACCGCGCGAGCGGCAAAAGAGTGCGGTCACAACGACATCTGGAGTGGGCGTGAGGAAGCAGGTAGGCGCGGGCCCGGCAGGTCGAGGGGCTCGCGTCCACGCCTATGGCGGGCGAAATGAAAACACAACACTGAGGGTGTTGAGGGAACACCCCAACAACACAAATCATGCATGTAATTTACATGAAGATGCTCTAAAATAATGCTCTTTAACCAAAATACCGATAGATaaacaagttttcctggatatcacacaattacttaaaccacttatttttttcagagcgcgacccgggtttcaatgaattatattcatcttcaggcgcaatttatgatttgtttatcttattattgtttataatggaataccacaatgttaataggagttagtgaattttgatagaTAAATGCACTattgaattttccaaatttttaaataagaaatgtATATTATAAGCAACAATTGTAGAGAACATTGTTAATAATTTATAGCAATACAATgtatgcaattaattttaattttaatttctacaCTAGAGCCCCAAAACCTGAAGGAAAAAGGGTTATagggaaataaaaatgcttgagGTGAAGGGGAAAAGTAATTAACAACGTTAGCCCCCAAACGGCATTTTTGGATTTAGCACACCAAACGAAAACGATATGCTGATTTTTTGGCACGTGATTCATTCTACCTCATAATTTAAGCGTACACTGGTGTATGAAATGGATCATCTTGAACACGTGTTCTCTCACAGTGAAAATCgagacgatgaaagaaaaacgtgagagaaattcattgcttttgtatttaattttatgtgaaatgaaaacgaGGAGATATTATACATAGTATTGTTTTATATGCGAATAATATTAGTGAGAGCCAAATGGAGGAGTGATTTTTTTAGTAATGAATGGAGGATGTTGggtatgtgtttttttattattctagcatgttattatttatttatttgtttctgaaTACATACGAAGATATatgtgtaaattatttatttttatttccattttcagtTCGCTGAAAACACGGTGCAGCAATGCAATAGCGCGATCTTGGAACTCGGCACAGGCAATCATGTTTGACTCACCGCACCTCCGGTTCCCCCGATAGCCATCAATTCATCAATTTAGGCACTTTCCACGATAGTTTTTACTATAAACGCCACCATTGACGTCTCATTATTATAACCTTACGCTAAGTTTTCTCTATAgataatagatttttattttctttcttaggATCGGCATTTATACCGATGTAAGCCGAACTGATCGTGAAGCAAGGGTTCCCAATCCCGCCTATCCCCTCTACCTTGCAGCCCGGAGACCTCCAAGGCCCTCCCTGCCTCGGCCGTATCGCCCCTCCGACAGTGGAGCTCGATGTCGGGCACGGAGCGGGCCGCTTCCGTCTGCGGCCCGCCTTCCTCCGGCTCCTCGTGGTCAGGACCGATGGTCAGGCACACCGGACCCTCGTGGGAAGTGGCGGCCGAGGGCGGCGGCAGGGTGGCCAGCAGGTGTCGGTGCCGGTAGACCCCGCCGCCGGCCAGCTCCCTCGCCCGGGCGCGACCCCTCTCCCTCTCCGCCACCTTGTCCGTTCGCGAGGCGGACTCGAAGAAGTCGTCGTCGCGGGCGATGAGGCTGGCCGTCTCCTCGCTGGCGTAGCCCGAGTTGGCCGAGGTGTCCGGGGGCAGGGGTGCTGCCGGCGGCGGTTGGGGCAGGAGGGTCTCTGAGGAACCGGCGCGGCGCCTAGGGGACGAAGAAGAAGCGGGGGGTCCACCCCCGGCCGCGCCGCCCTCAGCCCCATCGCGACCGCTCATTGTTGTTACGGGGTCGACGGAGACAGAGGGTTGTCGGGCTCAGGCATGAACGGACTGCGGCGGACTTTGGAGAAGGCGGAGAGGTCTATGCAGGACGGGGAGGAGAACATTTTCCTCAGAAAACCTGAAATTCAAAGATAGAGTTGCGTGATAAAATATATCCATGAGATAATATAAACACCAAATGGTAATTCTCCACATTAATAACCCCTAATAAGGTTTTATGATATAGAAATATTAGATTCGGGATGTAATAGCCCATTTATCACAATACTTGGTCACTGTAAAGTATAAGGTATACTGAAAATGTAATTGTAAGTATAAGGTGTAATGTAA
Protein-coding sequences here:
- the LOC124167128 gene encoding small conductance calcium-activated potassium channel protein-like, with the translated sequence MSGRDGAEGGAAGGGPPASSSSPRRRAGSSETLLPQPPPAAPLPPDTSANSGYASEETASLIARDDDFFESASRTDKVAERERGRARARELAGGGVYRHRHLLATLPPPSAATSHEGPVCLTIGPDHEEPEEGGPQTEAARSVPDIELHCRRGDTAEAGRALEVSGLQGVDASPSTCRARAYLLPHAHSRCRCDRTLLPLARSVSRESVRSAHGVPAVQGAVVPSSSVLVSGGASGGGDVTLPVVLTSLSSSRDGSSTRIIRQSSQPESSCSHCNHPPPTASLRQLREPGDGIAGIAADSLRINGAIRQFKQGILLCPQTLAQTRRTRFRRAFTDATSETVTYVKTV